A region from the Plutella xylostella chromosome 6, ilPluXylo3.1, whole genome shotgun sequence genome encodes:
- the LOC125491490 gene encoding uncharacterized protein LOC125491490 yields the protein MFSPVGQRVLHKCLKILRLSYVDFSSLPDLKNLNVVRTVEKTIDNNTSIFIESPIHVKVLPIDVNDINAHNKLTMHLYSRGKDTSDFQVKQSSKRLELFNKNTSSDRNDVCLIHVPYQLKVHVTTVDNASVHMSKLEGEEFVIKTDKGKVKVSDIRAQNIKVESAEGEVETEGRLQSTTIDLKTGLNAPISCNNIMSNSFSVTTHGGAIKVNSCYSDKSHFTTAMGDMNLDRLHRSVIIDVIQQGNLHITGFTGNLKASLKSGQMFMHASQLTDKSSIFIHEKGKVEVHISDILKNLPATTLIADTINVDERILKLGRFMDDSYPKRFRFEKEPQHELHIVCRNGSIDLKDTDKPFIL from the coding sequence ATGTTCTCCCCCGTTGGACAACGGGTATTACATAAATGCCTCAAGATTTTGAGGTTATCCTACGTCGACTTCAGCAGCCTTCCAGATCTGAAGAATTTAAACGTAGTGAGAACTGTGGAGAAGACGATCGATAACAACACGAGCATATTCATAGAGAGTCCTATACATGTGAAAGTGTTACCGATCGATGTGAACGACATAAATGCCCACAATAAGCTTACAATGCATTTGTACAGTCGAGGGAAGGACACCTCTGACTTCCAAGTGAAACAGTCTTCGAAGCGGCTGGAGCTGTTCAACAAGAACACGTCGTCGGACCGCAACGACGTGTGCCTCATCCACGTGCCCTACCAGCTGAAGGTGCATGTCACCACTGTGGACAACGCCTCCGTCCACATGAGCAAGCTAGAGGGCGAAGAGTTTGTCATCAAAACTGACAAAGGCAAAGTGAAAGTCTCCGACATCAGGGCGCAAAACATCAAAGTAGAAAGCGCTGAGGGCGAAGTAGAAACTGAAGGCAGACTGCAGTCCACtactatagatttaaaaactgGTCTCAATGCCCCCATTTCATGCAACAACATAATGTCCAACTCCTTCTCTGTAACTACTCACGGTGGAGCTATCAAGGTGAACTCTTGCTACAGTGATAAGTCTCACTTCACCACAGCAATGGGCGATATGAACTTGGACCGACTCCACAGATCCGTAATAATAGATGTGATACAGCAAGGTAACCTGCACATCACTGGCTTTACAGGGAACCTGAAAGCTTCACTGAAGAGTGGCCAGATGTTCATGCATGCGTCACAATTAACTGACAAGAGCAGCATATTCATACACGAAAAGGGTAAAGTGGAGGTGCATATTTCGGATATATTGAAGAACTTGCCAGCAACAACCTTGATAGCGGACACTATAAATGTGGATGAGAGGATACTGAAGCTTGGCCGCTTCATGGATGACAGCTACCCGAAGAGGTTCAGATTTGAGAAGGAACCACAGCACGAGCTGCACATAGTCTGCAGAAATGGCTCCATTGACCTAAAAGACACGGATAAACCTTTTATATTATAG
- the LOC119694128 gene encoding uncharacterized protein LOC119694128, translating into MPACAPEYCRLARSNTELVFSPRARCHHQPPFTALRRSFSSTFSLIPEERAVSPERPPPLPRALRLLTWGPRLCLRPLWLLLGLFAHPAWKQILVVLPTLWIAASLFIFWKCVQCPIGVLRMLGRALSSKSPHKPRTVLISGGSSVQALHLARNFHSAGARVIAFEIEGQFTLLKYSAAVARFYTVPRPHPADPLAYARALREIVDREGAVFFVPVSSSTPAYYDALAKPHLEVAGCQCFVPSARDVITLDDPLELIRVSRAAGLATPQFWVVTSDEDIRAWYESGAAREGRHFIASAGARGARDRLRFVLPEERTNFRFPREISSEKPWVIIREPKGEKIVTCTTLKESRAVNNVSCRIDTERRGLVPQRDEEADAWVARFVSRLAPARPMTGHVSFRLVREDGAARGRLVALGARVGVSLPYLCQGAAGGAPAAVGKLLHTVLDTREALFAYWDPLPYCAYYRARPAERRPPPPEPCKTPPNVPL; encoded by the coding sequence ATGCCGGCCTGCGCGCCCGAGTACTGCCGCCTGGCGCGCTCCAACACCGAGCTGGTGTTCTCCCCGCGCGCGCGCTGCCACCACCAGCCGCCCTTCACCGCGCTGCGCCGCTCCTTCTCCTCCACCTTCTCGCTCATCCCCGAGGAGCGCGCCGTGTCCCCCGAgcgcccgcccccgctgcCCCGCGCGCTGCGCCTGCTGACCTGGGGCCCGCGCCTGTGCCTGCGCCCGCTGTGGCTGCTGCTCGGCCTCTTCGCGCACCCCGCCTGGAAGCAGATCCTCGTCGTGCTGCCCACGCTCTGGATTGCCGCCTCGCTGTTCATATTCTGGAAGTGCGTTCAGTGTCCTATCGGTGTTCTCAGGATGTTAGGCCGCGCGCTCAGCTCCAAAAGCCCGCACAAACCGCGCACCGTCTTGATCAGTGGCGGCAGCTCGGTGCAGGCGCTACACCTGGCCCGGAACTTCCACTCGGCCGGCGCCCGCGTGATCGCCTTCGAGATCGAGGGCCAGTTCACGCTGCTGAAGTACTCGGCGGCCGTGGCGCGGTTCTACACGGTGCCGCGGCCGCACCCGGCGGACCCGCTGGCCTACGCGCGCGCGCTGCGGGAGATCGTGGACCGCGAGGGCGCCGTGTTCTTCGTGCCTGTGAGCTCGTCCACGCCCGCGTACTACGACGCGCTGGCCAAGCCGCACCTGGAGGTGGCGGGCTGCCAGTGCTTCGTGCCGAGCGCGCGCGACGTCATCACGCTCGACGACCCGCTGGAGCTGATCCGCGTGTCCCGCGCCGCCGGGCTCGCCACGCCGCAGTTCTGGGTGGTCACCAGCGACGAGGACATCCGCGCGTGGTACGAGAGCGGCGCCGCGCGCGAGGGCCGCCACTTCATCGCCAGcgccggcgcgcgcggcgcccgCGACCGCCTGCGCTTCGTACTCCCCGAGGAGCGCACTAATTTCAGATTTCCCCGCGAAATCAGTTCGGAGAAGCCGTGGGTGATAATAAGAGAGCCGAAGGGGGAGAAGATCGTGACGTGCACGACGCTGAAGGAGTCGCGCGCCGTGAACAACGTGAGCTGCCGCATCGACACGGAGCGGCGCGGGCTGGTGCCGCAGCGGGACGAGGAGGCGGACGCGTGGGTGGCGCGGTTCGTGTCGCGCCTGGCGCCCGCGCGGCCCATGACGGGGCACGTGTCGTTCCGGCTGGTGCGCGAGgacggcgcggcgcgcggccggCTGGTGGCGCTGGGCGCGCGCGTGGGCGTGTCGCTGCCCTACCTGTGCcagggcgcggcgggcggcgcgccggCGGCGGTGGGCAAGCTGCTGCACACGGTGCTGGACACGCGGGAGGCGCTGTTCGCCTACTGGGACCCGCTGCCGTACTGCGCCTACTACCGCGCGCGCCCCGCCgagcgccgcccgccgccgcccgagcCCTGCAAGACGCCTCCCAACGTGCCGCTCTGA